Proteins from one Cryptomeria japonica chromosome 4, Sugi_1.0, whole genome shotgun sequence genomic window:
- the LOC131047764 gene encoding vacuolar iron transporter homolog 1-like isoform X2 translates to MDERASTPSPSQNSMEPNRKMVEEGVSASQNSVESKRKMVEEGVAVADGSPFPKSQNPSVVVTMSSSSPKNEDEMNMDFQNRAQWLRAAVLGANDGLVTTASLMMGVGAVKTDAKTMVMSGLAALVAGACSMGIGEFVSVQTQRDAEISILKEEKKAKKTEEKEGLPSPIQAACASALAFSVGAFFPLISAAFVKDYVNRVGVLSGVSSLTLLMFGATGAYFGRSSIVKGSVRVLIGGWLAMLVTYGLLRLFRATAGV, encoded by the exons ATGGACGAAAGAGCATCTACTCCATCTCCGTCACAGAACTCGATGGAACCCAACAGAAAAATGGTGGAAGAAGGAGTGTCTGCTTCACAGAACTCGGTGGAATCCAAGAGAAAAATGGTGGAAGAAGGAGTGGCAGTTGCAGATGGATCTCCATTTCCAAAATCTCAGAATCCCAGTGTTGTCGTTACCATGTCTTCTTCTTCTCCCAAGAATGAAGATGAAATGAATATGGATTTCCAGAACAGAGCGCAGTGGCTTCGTGCCGCAGTTCTCGGCGCAAACGACGGGCTCGTCACAACGGCCTCTCTCATGATGGGCGTTGGAGCGGTGAAAACAGACGCAAAAACGATGGTCATGTCTGGACTGGCGGCGCTGGTGGCGGGTGCATGTAGCATGGGCATTGGCGAATTTGTTTCCGTACAAACGCAGCGTGACGCAGAGATTTCTATCCTCAAGGAAGAAAAGAAGGCCAAGAAAAC AGAAGAAAAAGAGGGTCTTCCAAGCCCAATTCAGGCGGCTTGCGCATCGGCCCTTGCGTTTTCTGTGGGAGCATTCTTTCCTCTCATCTCTGCTGCTTTTGTAAAGGATTATGTTAATAGGGTTGGGGTGCTCTCTGGGGTTTCCAGCTTGACGCTCCTTATGTTTGGCGCCACTGGGGCTTACTTTGGGCGGTCTTCTATTGTGAAAGGGAGTGTGAGAGTGCTGATTGGGGGATGGCTTGCCATGCTGGTGACCTACGGTTTGCTCAGGCTTTTTCGTGCTACTGCAGGAGTTTGA
- the LOC131047764 gene encoding vacuolar iron transporter homolog 1-like isoform X1, whose amino-acid sequence MDERASTPSPSQNSMEPNRKMVEEGVSASQNSVESKRKMVEEGVAVADGSPFPKSQNPSVVVTMSSSSPKNEDEMNMDFQNRAQWLRAAVLGANDGLVTTASLMMGVGAVKTDAKTMVMSGLAALVAGACSMGIGEFVSVQTQRDAEISILKEEKKAKKTMSAIPSASPLVISREEKEGLPSPIQAACASALAFSVGAFFPLISAAFVKDYVNRVGVLSGVSSLTLLMFGATGAYFGRSSIVKGSVRVLIGGWLAMLVTYGLLRLFRATAGV is encoded by the exons ATGGACGAAAGAGCATCTACTCCATCTCCGTCACAGAACTCGATGGAACCCAACAGAAAAATGGTGGAAGAAGGAGTGTCTGCTTCACAGAACTCGGTGGAATCCAAGAGAAAAATGGTGGAAGAAGGAGTGGCAGTTGCAGATGGATCTCCATTTCCAAAATCTCAGAATCCCAGTGTTGTCGTTACCATGTCTTCTTCTTCTCCCAAGAATGAAGATGAAATGAATATGGATTTCCAGAACAGAGCGCAGTGGCTTCGTGCCGCAGTTCTCGGCGCAAACGACGGGCTCGTCACAACGGCCTCTCTCATGATGGGCGTTGGAGCGGTGAAAACAGACGCAAAAACGATGGTCATGTCTGGACTGGCGGCGCTGGTGGCGGGTGCATGTAGCATGGGCATTGGCGAATTTGTTTCCGTACAAACGCAGCGTGACGCAGAGATTTCTATCCTCAAGGAAGAAAAGAAGGCCAAGAAAAC AATGAGTGCAATTCCTTCGGCTTCTCCGTTGGTGATTTCAAGAGAAGAAAAAGAGGGTCTTCCAAGCCCAATTCAGGCGGCTTGCGCATCGGCCCTTGCGTTTTCTGTGGGAGCATTCTTTCCTCTCATCTCTGCTGCTTTTGTAAAGGATTATGTTAATAGGGTTGGGGTGCTCTCTGGGGTTTCCAGCTTGACGCTCCTTATGTTTGGCGCCACTGGGGCTTACTTTGGGCGGTCTTCTATTGTGAAAGGGAGTGTGAGAGTGCTGATTGGGGGATGGCTTGCCATGCTGGTGACCTACGGTTTGCTCAGGCTTTTTCGTGCTACTGCAGGAGTTTGA